From Scatophagus argus isolate fScaArg1 chromosome 2, fScaArg1.pri, whole genome shotgun sequence, a single genomic window includes:
- the cdkn2a/b gene encoding cyclin-dependent kinase 4 inhibitor B — protein MTLEDDLTTAAAKGHTAEVEDLLRAGAQVNGVNCFGRTALQVLMMGSTPVARVLLSHGADPNVKDRSTGSTPLHDAARMGFLDTVRLLVRFQADPQARDNTCCRPIDVARDNGHTDVVAFLESL, from the exons ATGACTCTCGAGGATGATCTGACAACAGCCGCGGCGAAGGGACACACGGCAGAGGTGGAGGATCTCCTGCGAGCCGGAGCTCAAGTTAACGGCGTCAACTGTTTTGGGCGAACGGCGCTACAG GTGTTGATGATGGGCAGCACGCCGGTGGCTCGGGTGTTGCTGAGTCACGGAGCGGATCCCAACGTGAAGGACCGAAGCACCGGCAGCACCCCGCTGCACGACGCGGCCAGGATGGGCTTTCTGGACACTGTGCGCCTCTTGGTGCGATTTCAGGCTGACCCGCAAGCCAGGGACAACACATGCTGCAGGCCGATCGATGTGGCCAGAGACAACGGACACACGGATGTGGTTGCTTTTTTGGAGTCTCTGTAA
- the LOC124074287 gene encoding S-methyl-5'-thioadenosine phosphorylase isoform X1 — translation MASTVPIKIGIIGGSGLDDPDILEGRTERYVDTPYGKPSDALILGKIKNVECVLLARHGRQHTIMPSNVNYQANIWALREEGCTHLLVTTACGSLREEIQPGDIVIIDQFIDRTTKRAQTLYDGKPTSPSGVCHIPMAEPFCNRTREVLVEVARSLGIKCHVRGTMLTIEGPRFSSRSESLLFRQWGADVINMTTVPEVVLAKEAGLCYASIAMATDYDCWKEHEEAVCVDNVLKTMKENANKASSILLTAIPQISQMDWAHTMKTLKSMAQSSVMLPKH, via the exons ATGGCCTCCACTGTCCCTATTAAG ATTGGAATAATCGGTGGTTCTGGCCTGGATGATCCCGATATCTTGGAGGGAAGGACTGAGCGTTATGTTGACACGCCATATGGAAAG CCATCTGATGCTCTGATACTGGGGAAGATCAAAAATGTGGAATGTGTGCTCCTTGCAAG GCATGGGAGACAGCACACTATAATGCCATCCAATGTGAACTACCAGGCCAACATCTGGGCACTGAGAGAAGAGGGCTGTACACATCTGTTGGTTACCACAGCCTGTGGCTCACTCCGGGAGGAGATTCAGCCGGGAGACATTGTCATCATAGATCAGTTCATTGACAG GACGACCAAGAGAGCTCAGACGCTGTATGATGGGAAGCCCACCAGTCCTTCAGGAGTCTGTCACATCCCCATGGCCGAACCTTTCTGCAACAGAACCAGAGAG GTTTTGGTGGAGGTGGCGCGGAGCCTGGGCATCAAGTGCCATGTGCGAGGGACTATGTTGACTATCGAGGGGCCGCGCTTTTCCTCGCGGTCGGAGAGCCTGTTGTTCCGCCAGTGGGGTGCTGATGTCATCAATATGACCACTGTGCCCGAGGTGGTCCTCGCCAAGGAGGCCGGCTTGTGCTATGCCAGTATCGCCATGGCAACAGACTATGACTGTTGGAAGGAGCATGAGGAGGCG GTCTGTGTTGACAACGTATTGAAGACGATGAAGGAGAACGCCAACAAAGCCAGCAGTATCCTGCTAACTGCAATACCACAGATTAGTCAGATGGATTGGGCTCACACAATGAAGACCTTGAAA TCAATGGCACAATCCTCAGTAATGTTACCGAAACACTAA
- the LOC124074287 gene encoding S-methyl-5'-thioadenosine phosphorylase isoform X2 has translation MASTVPIKIGIIGGSGLDDPDILEGRTERYVDTPYGKPSDALILGKIKNVECVLLARHGRQHTIMPSNVNYQANIWALREEGCTHLLVTTACGSLREEIQPGDIVIIDQFIDRTTKRAQTLYDGKPTSPSGVCHIPMAEPFCNRTREVLVEVARSLGIKCHVRGTMLTIEGPRFSSRSESLLFRQWGADVINMTTVPEVVLAKEAGLCYASIAMATDYDCWKEHEEATRVSVTSYGFRMICQTLWIMQLIYCAWASFGLFVTDPTKLTTPLPSSCS, from the exons ATGGCCTCCACTGTCCCTATTAAG ATTGGAATAATCGGTGGTTCTGGCCTGGATGATCCCGATATCTTGGAGGGAAGGACTGAGCGTTATGTTGACACGCCATATGGAAAG CCATCTGATGCTCTGATACTGGGGAAGATCAAAAATGTGGAATGTGTGCTCCTTGCAAG GCATGGGAGACAGCACACTATAATGCCATCCAATGTGAACTACCAGGCCAACATCTGGGCACTGAGAGAAGAGGGCTGTACACATCTGTTGGTTACCACAGCCTGTGGCTCACTCCGGGAGGAGATTCAGCCGGGAGACATTGTCATCATAGATCAGTTCATTGACAG GACGACCAAGAGAGCTCAGACGCTGTATGATGGGAAGCCCACCAGTCCTTCAGGAGTCTGTCACATCCCCATGGCCGAACCTTTCTGCAACAGAACCAGAGAG GTTTTGGTGGAGGTGGCGCGGAGCCTGGGCATCAAGTGCCATGTGCGAGGGACTATGTTGACTATCGAGGGGCCGCGCTTTTCCTCGCGGTCGGAGAGCCTGTTGTTCCGCCAGTGGGGTGCTGATGTCATCAATATGACCACTGTGCCCGAGGTGGTCCTCGCCAAGGAGGCCGGCTTGTGCTATGCCAGTATCGCCATGGCAACAGACTATGACTGTTGGAAGGAGCATGAGGAGGCG ACTAGAGTATCTGTGACTTCCTATGGCTTCCGAATGATCTGTCAGACACTGTGGATAATGCAGCTGATATACTGTGCGTGGGCGAGTTTTGGCTTATTTGTCACTGATCCAACCAAACTCACAACTCCACTTCCGAGTTCCTGCAGCTGA
- the LOC124074287 gene encoding S-methyl-5'-thioadenosine phosphorylase isoform X3: MASTVPIKIGIIGGSGLDDPDILEGRTERYVDTPYGKPSDALILGKIKNVECVLLARHGRQHTIMPSNVNYQANIWALREEGCTHLLVTTACGSLREEIQPGDIVIIDQFIDRTTKRAQTLYDGKPTSPSGVCHIPMAEPFCNRTREVLVEVARSLGIKCHVRGTMLTIEGPRFSSRSESLLFRQWGADVINMTTVPEVVLAKEAGLCYASIAMATDYDCWKEHEEASLPVGEPHRGSIKCPLLPRMITCWSRAPRAMLMLVFQMISVFAIQPETC, encoded by the exons ATGGCCTCCACTGTCCCTATTAAG ATTGGAATAATCGGTGGTTCTGGCCTGGATGATCCCGATATCTTGGAGGGAAGGACTGAGCGTTATGTTGACACGCCATATGGAAAG CCATCTGATGCTCTGATACTGGGGAAGATCAAAAATGTGGAATGTGTGCTCCTTGCAAG GCATGGGAGACAGCACACTATAATGCCATCCAATGTGAACTACCAGGCCAACATCTGGGCACTGAGAGAAGAGGGCTGTACACATCTGTTGGTTACCACAGCCTGTGGCTCACTCCGGGAGGAGATTCAGCCGGGAGACATTGTCATCATAGATCAGTTCATTGACAG GACGACCAAGAGAGCTCAGACGCTGTATGATGGGAAGCCCACCAGTCCTTCAGGAGTCTGTCACATCCCCATGGCCGAACCTTTCTGCAACAGAACCAGAGAG GTTTTGGTGGAGGTGGCGCGGAGCCTGGGCATCAAGTGCCATGTGCGAGGGACTATGTTGACTATCGAGGGGCCGCGCTTTTCCTCGCGGTCGGAGAGCCTGTTGTTCCGCCAGTGGGGTGCTGATGTCATCAATATGACCACTGTGCCCGAGGTGGTCCTCGCCAAGGAGGCCGGCTTGTGCTATGCCAGTATCGCCATGGCAACAGACTATGACTGTTGGAAGGAGCATGAGGAGGCG TCACTTCCTGTGGGAGAGCCTCATCGTGGCTCCATCAAATGTCCTCTCCTGCCCAGGATGATCACATGTTGGTCTCGGGCTCCACGAGCTATGCTGATGCTAGTCTTCCAGATGATTTCAGTATTTGCTATTCAGCCCGAGACTTGTTGA
- the toporsa gene encoding topoisomerase I binding, arginine/serine-rich a, with protein sequence MSAIKIALQQSQKRDRRKASEAMSSDVSPDSKCPICLDIFNNISYLDLCLHKFCFRCIHEWSKNKAECPLCKQPFNSIYHSIKSEQDFKKYDLQPLDNGSFGTFGGVRFRYRTTLTGIHRQMRGRTSSPPDNGVIFESSTNAPQQLQDRYIRRMMMRLAARRRAANEGRAVNSVREQEMVNFRRELYRRGVRVRSIRDGGRSRDVSAEFFRRNPACLHRLVPWLKRELIVLYGAHGSLVNIVQHIIMTRITRYDMEDGAVQEELRPFLQGRTEHFLHEFISFAKSPFNMEAYDQHAVYDCPAPSSNEGSSSNSSVIAISEDEERSAELDPPGDSTSTLSHSVWDDETPGPSYSTTAEQSRPECLSVLDSDSDSDSSLEEETREFGACPEQMGPPNQTNMPEGDVNKEECLTSDSDDCVIVGFVKPTAERTPELVKLSSDESANEDTKEVPLLPQHIRFSSLSPIASQSSDPSGAGRLDDAETDHHRSKEKCSSSTSRRHKTSSKSDRKDKYRRFDSNDSSRERHWSKDRDHRRRRRSRSGERWYSNRSPAREKSHSYSSGRDFYSKCDRGRDGDHSYQSYRHYSQERSDSGMRSYYYSSRKYSNQRLNSRSRSRSRDSLRRDRRHSRSRTYSSSCSPSTKKRSHHDKPGGKRKYKTRHLEEPSENTFRNSNAERESPTFLTKHKKKSKERHRKKSKDRSRKTSRSLSVELVNEENTNERSRRHHKKKKKHKKKSKRHKSNECREKGTPTVITIDSDSDSFAHDSVTQASSTNKDTPINNITDDPVDPAPPYSDV encoded by the coding sequence ATGTCAGCAATCAAGATTGCCCTGCAGCAAAGccagaagagagacagaaggaaagcCTCTGAAGCAATGTCTTCAGATGTGTCGCCAGACTCCAAGTGTCCCATCTGTTTGGACATATTTAACAACATTTCTTACCTGGACCTCTGCCTGCACAAGTTCTGTTTCCGTTGCATTCACGAGTGGTCCAAGAACAAAGCCGAGTGTCCCCTATGCAAACAACCATTTAATTCAATCTATCACAGTATAAAATCAGAGCAAGACTTTAAGAAGTATGACCTGCAGCCTCTGGATAATGGCTCTTTTGGGACTTTTGGTGGAGTGCGGTTCAGATACCGCACAACTCTTACTGGAATCCATCGACAGATGCGGGGAAGGACCTCTTCACCCCCAGACAATGGAGTAATATTTGAATCCTCAACAAATGCTCCCCAACAGCTGCAGGACCGTTACATCCGGCGCATGATGATGAGACTGGCAGCCAGGAGGAGAGCTGCGAATGAAGGGAGGGCAGTGAACAGTGTCAGAGAGCAGGAAATGGTAAACTTCAGGAGGGAGCTGTACCGACGAGGGGTGAGGGTTCGAAGTATCCGTGATGGTGGCCGCTCCCGAGATGTCTCAGCTGAGTTTTTTCGAAGAAACCCTGCCTGCTTACACAGACTGGTCCCCTGGCTAAAAAGAGAACTCATTGTGCTATATGGGGCCCATGGCTCTTTGGTCAACATAGTTCAGCACATTATCATGACGCGCATTACACGTTATGACATGGAGGATGGAGCTGTTCAGGAAGAGCTCCGGCCGTTCCTCCAGGGGCGTACAGAGCACTTTTTGCATGAGTTCATCAGCTTTGCAAAATCTCCATTCAATATGGAGGCCTATGACCAGCATGCTGTCTACGACTGCCCTGCCCCTTCCTCTAATGAAGGCAGCAGCTCCAACTCATCTGTTATAGCTATCTCAGAGGATGAGGAACGCTCAGCGGAGCTGGACCCCCCAGGAGACTCCACGTCAACTCTGAGCCACTCTGTGTGGGATGATGAGACACCTGGACCTTCATATTCTACGACAGCAGAACAAAGCAGGCCAGAATGTCTTTCAGTCCTTGACTCAGATTCAGACTCAGACAGCAGTTTAGAGGAGGAGACACGAGAGTTTGGGGCTTGTCCAGAGCAAATGGGTCCTCCTAACCAAACAAATATGCCTGAAGGTGACGTTAACAAAGAAGAGTGTTTGACTTCTGACAGCGATGACTGTGTCATTGTAGGTTTTGTTAAGCCAACAGCAGAGAGGACCCCTGAACTGGTTAAGCTCTCCTCTGACGAATCAGCCAACGAAGATACTAAAGAAGTGCCTCTTCTACCTCAACACATCCGTTTCTCCAGTCTCAGTCCCATAGCTTCTCAGAGTAGTGATCCAAGTGGGGCCGGACGGTTGGATGACGCGGAAACAGACCACCATcgttcaaaagaaaaatgtagcTCTTCAACATCTAGGAGGCACAAGACGTCCAgtaaatcagacagaaaagacaaatataGAAGATTTGACAGTAATGATAGTTCTAGAGAGAGGCACTGGTCAAAGGACAGAGaccacaggaggaggaggaggtcaagAAGTGGAGAGCGCTGGTACTCGAACAGGAGCCCGGCGAGAGAAAAGAGTCATTCTTACTCCAGTGGCAGAGACTTCTACTCAAAATGTGACAGAGGCAGGGATGGTGATCACAGCTATCAGTCATATAGGCATTACAGCCAAGAGAGAAGTGACAGTGGGATGAGGTCCTACTATTACAGTAGTCGCAAGTACTCAAACCAACGCTTGAACTCTCGCTCCAGGAGCCGCAGCAGGGACTCACTGAGACGAGACAGGAGGCATTCCAGATCTAGGACTTATTCCAGCAGTTGCTCCCCTTCCACGAAAAAAAGATCTCACCACGATAAGCCAGGTGGAAagaggaaatacaaaacaagacatttggaGGAACCATCGGAAAACACATTTCGCAACTCGAATGCTGAACGTGAATCCCCTACGTTCCTAACgaaacacaagaagaagagcaaagagaGGCACCGTAAGAAATCCAAGGACAGGTCAAGAAAAACTAGCAGGAGCCTCAGTGTCGAGCTTGTCAATGAGGAGAACACTAATGAGCGAAGCAGGCGtcatcataaaaaaaagaaaaaacacaagaagaaaagcaaaaggcaCAAGAGCAACGAATGCAGAGAGAAGGGTACACCCACCGTTATTACcattgacagtgacagtgattcTTTTGCTCATGACAGTGTCACTCAGGCCAGCAGCACCAACAAGGACACGCCCATCAACAATATCACAGATGACCCAGTAGATCCTGCCCCTCCCTACTCTGATGTGTAG
- the ndufb6 gene encoding NADH dehydrogenase [ubiquinone] 1 beta subcomplex subunit 6, with protein sequence MSGYTPDEKLRLEQILKLRRQWLKDQELSPREPVLQAKPLGPVAKFWAGFLEPKSLWRLYTYKAYRGGVFTLTRLLIPAWIVHYCVKYHIAPKPYAIVEQKPKLFPGDTILETGEVVPDLPEIHGHH encoded by the exons ATGTCTGGATACACACCAGACGAGAAGCTCCGTTTAGAGCAGATTTTAAAGCTCCGGAGACAGTGGCTGAAGGACCAGGAGCTCAGCCCGAGGGAGCCCGTTTTACAAGCTAAACCTCTGGGCCCCGTTGCCAAGTTCTGGGCTGGCTTTTTGGAGCCCAAGAGCCTGTGGAGACTTTAC ACCTACAAAGCATACAGAGGTGGAGTCTTCACATTAACACGACTGTTGATACCTGCTTGGATTGTTCACTACTGTGTGAAATACCACATTGCT CCAAAGCCATATGCCATTGTGGAGCAAAAACCCAAACTGTTCCCT gGTGACACCATTCTGGAGACTGGTGAAGTTGTTCCAGACCTCCCTGAGATTCATGGTCATCACTGa